From Trichoderma atroviride chromosome 1, complete sequence, one genomic window encodes:
- a CDS encoding uncharacterized protein (EggNog:ENOG41~SECRETED:SignalP(1-21)) has translation MFEILTHWRICLACQIMSAWAIILQTPSWEDSDCLLHRICSQDFLTRQILFDLPLKSTLNIIDRRLILTTMPALAFQPPLTSPSHASYTGPVAHQSYPSHQMADAVPPPQMMPPVAPRRLDSSADPRFSQFPPNMNHMNHSLPPPPPQSYREPEGINTPSYGTRYDQDTPMMESTLQPEPSRPMAQPSFYNQDSVEATPVKIPNLLQSNKAQFLGDISFELIMRQQPNAARACGFGDRDRRVIDPPPIVELIVTNPNLTQEDVRVYLRYESYVMSCAIFDESGERDSSYMPEEYQHQRRLMGSLVSTPFVGQDENGKEGCFFCFSDLSCRTPGSFRLKFTLMMIDPGRAGSVRHFPILAEIKSEPFKVFSAKEFPGMVASSSLAKKLKEQGCIISIKKGNDRGRGLRNPDDPSDNDDDEDGEASQSHRRRRQMRN, from the coding sequence CTTACACGCCAGATACTTTTCGACCTCCCTCTCAAGAGCACCCTCAATATTATCGACCGCCGTCTTATCCTCACAACAATGCCGGCCCTGGCATTCCAGCCCCCCCTAACTTCTCCTTCACATGCCTCATATACCGGACCTGTCGCCCATCAGAGCTATCCGAGCCATCAGATGGCAGATGCGGTTCCACCGCCTCAGATGATGCCGCCAGTAGCGCCTAGGAGACTCGACAGTTCCGCTGACCCTCGATTTTCTCAATTCCCCCCTAATATGAACCACATGAATCACTCGTTgcctccgccaccgccaCAATCATACCGAGAACCAGAGGGCATCAACACGCCATCGTATGGTACAAGATACGACCAAGACACTCCCATGATGGAATCAACGCTTCAGCCAGAGCCTTCAAGGCCAATGGCCCAGCCGTCATTCTACAATCAAGACAGTGTAGAAGCCACTCCGGTCAAAATACCCAATCTACTGCAATCAAACAAGGCCCAATTCTTGGGCGACATCAGCTTCGAGCTCATAATGCGCCAACAGCCAAACGCAGCTCGAGCTTGCGGGTTCGGCGATAGAGATCGAAGAGTCATTGACCCGCCTCCGATTGTGGAACTCATCGTTACAAACCCGAATTTGACGCAAGAGGATGTCAGGGTCTACCTACGGTACGAGAGCTATGTCATGAGCTGCGCCATATTCGACGAATCAGGAGAACGCGACTCTTCTTACATGCCGGAAGAATACCAACACCAACGACGGTTGATGGGTTCTCTTGTTTCGACGCCGTTTGTGGGACAGGACGAAAATGGAAAGgaaggctgcttcttctgcttttctGATCTGTCATGCCGTACTCCGGGCTCGTTTCGATTAAAATTTACACTGATGATGATAGACCCTGGCCGAGCTGGATCTGTTCGACACTTTCCCATTCTAGCAGAGATCAAGAGCGAACCTTTCAAGGTTTTCAGTGCCAAAGAATTTCCTGGCATGGTagccagcagcagtttgGCTAAAAAACTGAAAGAGCAAggctgcatcatctcaaTCAAGAAAGGGAATGATAGAGGAAGAGGCCTCAGAAATCCAGATGACCCTTCGGAtaacgatgatgatgaagatggagaggcgTCGCAAAGCCATAGAAGGAGGCGGCAGATGCGAAATTAG
- a CDS encoding uncharacterized protein (EggNog:ENOG41~TransMembrane:1 (i38-61o)), with product MDEGAEKRLLQSGDSCSLEPPPYQVPAYPRQSRRRRRLFMRSVLSIKTGLSFVVAASVLWLCFAVDHQYRTQSREDGKASPRLLQQFEESLAQCRGLDRVPGRPEPGSRKSNPRWSQTNGQAGVVILKNATLFDGEAFIPYAVDIVFSKGIIEAIHKTADNLKVVSNDDVVEYNVQGRHVTPGLVDMHSHHFLMTWPAAEMTDDTNEVNPDTKAFTPSVRAIDALKAYDEAATLILSGGVTSSLLIPGSANLIAGEGVPVKNSLYSGEHSEPVVEDILLERGIPADERRRYMKFAFGENPKRTYGYTRLGNAWHLREHLQKAKELKEKQDDYCSAVLEAHSWRESRKAGFVHHHGKFPFQLDLESTVAILRGRVIVQNHNYEPEDLETMLRISHEFGYRVSGFHHATEAWKVPNLLKEQGDNVTVAIFAEFSLYKSEAYSPSLYAGHILDKNGIPVAYKSDHAIGLTNAKYLASQAAIGHAFKLPEEKALQSITSVPAKAIDLDFRVGYCRPGFDADIVVWDSHPLSIGATPLQVFIDGRAQLDESQVKESMDTSFTAARAEDSNVSFEPQMRYEVSDAQREQTCSQAYEAGQSFVIDGIQKAFVDNYPELAASAAQADNEPLKLVVEDGEISCFGAAASCTEAENKFKTNGNKVLHLSLQNGHVLPGLTAVTRALGMTEIATDESTGDGQASSQKIGDPESLVYAKYGLWLDGKEFARARLGGVTRAISLPTADASGFVQGVSVEFLTSGKKSLTNGAIVRGDVALHLALGDITKQSEGTVSSGVQHLRKMLEDGKGKHNGTMYGRVAAGELPLVVHCNNKYDMSQLILIKKDFPDTNLVILGGKEAPYVADDLAAANISVILSENRAAPDVFRDSDAVVGPPLTRSVASYLKEAGVTFALAIFETAMPADYRIHDLGPEAGWAAKYAHISQEDSVRLVTSNVESILGLDKSRDLVVFEGNPLSYGASVVLSFHANGETGKLEVATCFPREDEHGSSL from the exons ATGGACGAGGGGGCTGAAAAAAGGCTGCTCCAGAGCGGAGATTCATGCTCGCTAGAGCCGCCGCCATATCAGGTCCCGGCGTATCCCAGGCAATCAcgtcggcgacggcggctGTTTATGAGGAGCGTCTTATCCATCAAGACAGGGCTAAGCTTTGTGGTGGCCGCGTCCGTGCTCTGGCTGTGCTTTGCGGTTGATCACCAGTATCGAACCCAGTcgcgagaagatggcaaggcctcgccaaggctgctgcagcagtttGAAGAGTCATTGGCCCAGTGCCGCGGACTGGATAGGGTGCCCGGCCGGCCTGAGCCTGGCTCCAGAAAGAGCAATCCGCGGTGGTCGCAAACCAATGGCCAGGCCGGAGTTGTTATTCTGAAGAATGCGACGCTGTTCGACGGCGAGGCTTTCATTCCTTACGCCGTGGACATTGTCTTTTCCAAGGGTATCATTGAAGCTATTCACAAGACTGCGGACAACCTCAAGGTCGTTTCGAATGATGACGTCGTGGAGTACAATGTTCAAGGTCGTCATGTCACCCCTGGCCTCGTGGATATGCATTCTCATCACTTCCTCATGACctggcctgctgctgagatGACTGATGACACAAATGAGGTCAATCCTGATACCAAAGCATTCACCCCAAGTGTGCGTGCGATTGATGCTCTAAAAGCCTATGACGAGGCCGCCACGCTGATTCTATCAGGCGGTGTCACGTCTTCGCTCCTCATTCCAGGTTCGGCAAACCTCATTGCTGGCGAGGGAGTGCCCGTCAAGAATTCACTCTACTCTGGAGAGCATTCCGAGCCCGTCGTCGAAGACATCCTCCTTGAGAGGGGAATCCCTGCAGACGAGCGCCGTCGGTATATGAAGTTTGCATTTGGCGAAAACCCAAAGCGTACTTATGGCTATACTCGGCTTGGCAATGCCTGGCACTTGCGGGAGCATTTGCAAAAAGCCAAGGAACTCAAGGAAAAGCAGGATGATTACTGCTCTGCTGTCCTCGAGGCTCACAGCTGGCGTGAAAGCCGCAAGGCTGGCTTcgtccatcatcatggcaAGTTTCCGTTTCAACTGGACCTCGAATCAACAGTGGCTATTCTTCGAGGACGGGTGATTGTGCAGAACCATAACTATGAGCCGGAGGATCTGGAGACTATGCTTCGGATCAGCCATGAGTTTGGCTATAGAGTCTCTGGGTTCCATCATGCGACCGAGGCCTGGAAAGTGCCCAACCTGCTCAAGGAGCAGGGCGACAACGTTACTGTTGCGATATTTGCAGAGTTCAGTCTGTACAAGTCAGAGGCATACTCTCCAAGCCTATACGCAGGACACATCTTGGATAAAAACGGCATCCCTGTGGCGTACAAGTCTGATCATGCTATTGGCTTGACGAATGCCAAGTATCTGGCTTCTCAGGCAGCCATCGGACACGCCTTCAAGCTTCCAGAGGAAAAGGCTCTTCAGTCAATCACTTCCGTGCCTGCAAAAGCAATCGATCTTGATTTCCGCGTTGGATACTGCAGGCCTGGCTTCGATGCAGACATTGTTGTGTGGGATTCTCACCCTCTGTCAATCGGCGCAACACCTCTACAGGTTTTCATTGATGGACGAGCCCAGTTGGACGAATCTCAAGTCAAAGAAAGCATGGACACGAGTTTTACTGCGGCTCGTGCCGAAGATTCAAACGTCTCTTTTGAGCCACAGATGCGATATGAGGTCTCGGATGCGCAAAGAGAACAGACATGCTCGCAAGCATACGAGGCAGGCCAGAGCTTTGTAATTGATGGTATTCAAAAGGCATTTGTTGACAACTATCCGGAGCTGGCGGCTTCAGCGGCACAGGCTGACAATGAGCCTCTCAAGCTTGTCGTCGAGGATGGGGAGATTTCATGTTTCGGCGCGGCAGCTTCATGCACAGAAGCAGAAAACAAGTTCAAGACAAATGGAAACAAGGTCCTCCACCTCTCTCTGCAGAATGGCCATGTCTTGCCAGGATTAACAGCCGTCACCAGAGCTTTGGGTATGACTGAAATTGCCACGGACGAAAGCACAGGCGACGGGCAAGCCTCGAGTCAGAAAATCGGAGATCCTGAGAGCTTGGTCTATGCCAAATACGGGCTTTGGCTTGACGGAAAGGAATTTGCGAGGGCGCGTCTGGGAGGAGTAACCAGAGCCATCTCGCTCCCGACAGCAGATGCGTCTGGGTTTGTCCAGGGCGTCAGCGTGGAGTTTCTCACGAGCGGCAAGAAGAGTCTTACGAACGGGGCTATTGTTCGGGGAGACGTGGCTCTTCATTTGGCCCTTGGTGACATCACGAAGCAGTCGGAGGGCACGGTCAGCAGTGGAGTGCAACATCTTCGTAAGATGTTAGAGGATGGGAAGGGCAAGCATAATGGAACCATGTATGGGCGAGTGGCGGCTGGAGAGCTGCCGCTCGTTGTACACTGCAACAACAAG TATGACATGTCTCAGTTGATTCTCATCAAAAAGGACTTTCCCGACACCAATCTTGTGATTTTGGGTGGCAAGGAAGCACCATAC GTGGCCGAtgatcttgctgctgcgaaCATCAGCGTGATTCTATCAGAGAACAGGGCCGCTCCCGATGTTTTCCGCGACAGTGATGCGGTGGTTGGACCTCCTCTCACCAGAAGCGTCGCCAGTTATCTCAAGGAAGCTGGTGTCACATTTGCCTTGGCGATTTTCGAGACTG CAATGCCAGCAGACTATCGCATTCACGACCTCGGCCCGGAAGCCGGCTGGGCAGCCAAGTACGCTCACATCAGCCAGGAAGACAGCGTGCGGCTTGTTACCTCCAATGTCGAGTCGATTCTGGGGCTTGACAAGAGTAGGGATCTGGTTGTGTTTGAGGGCAATCCGCTCAGTTACGGAGCGTCTGTTGTGCTTTCGTTTCATGCCAATGGGGAGACTGGCAAGCTTGAGGTTGCTACTTGTTTTCCTAGGGAGGATGAGCACGGAAGCAGTTTGTGA